A single genomic interval of Fibrobacter sp. UWB13 harbors:
- a CDS encoding MotA/TolQ/ExbB proton channel family protein translates to MNNTVPVLQMITQSDIVTMVILGILAFMSLGSWGIIIVKFFKHKSNLRANAKFFKDFCKLKHFSELQKLCTVSNDSALRLLSVEVLNEVSKFKGKVTYESIQHRSSLLEDAIQRSIEGIRMGEDRYLTFLATSSNLAPFFGLLGTVWGIMIAFFQIGHHGSADLTVVAPGIAMALITTVAGLLVAIPASAGYNYFTSKNGSNETSYYNFGSQVLSLFKRGDMLAVEGVAEEEA, encoded by the coding sequence TTGAACAATACAGTACCCGTCCTGCAAATGATTACGCAGTCCGATATTGTGACCATGGTTATTCTCGGGATTCTCGCTTTTATGTCGCTTGGCTCCTGGGGCATCATCATCGTGAAGTTCTTTAAGCATAAATCAAATTTGCGTGCGAACGCTAAATTCTTTAAGGATTTCTGCAAGCTTAAACATTTCTCGGAACTCCAAAAACTTTGTACGGTTTCGAACGATAGCGCGCTCCGCCTGTTGAGCGTCGAAGTCTTGAACGAAGTGTCCAAGTTCAAGGGTAAAGTAACTTACGAATCCATTCAGCACCGCTCCTCCCTGCTCGAAGACGCAATTCAGCGTTCTATTGAAGGCATCCGCATGGGCGAGGACCGCTATTTGACTTTCCTTGCCACAAGTTCTAACCTCGCGCCGTTCTTTGGTTTGCTCGGTACCGTTTGGGGCATCATGATCGCTTTCTTCCAGATTGGTCATCATGGCTCTGCGGACTTGACGGTTGTCGCTCCGGGTATTGCCATGGCTCTTATCACTACGGTGGCTGGCCTTTTGGTGGCAATACCTGCCTCTGCCGGGTATAATTACTTTACCTCTAAAAATGGAAGTAATGAAACTTCGTATTACAACTTTGGATCGCAAGTTTTGAGCTTGTTCAAGAGAGGTGACATGCTCGCTGTTGAAGGAGTTGCCGAGGAGGAAGCGTGA
- a CDS encoding OmpA family protein, giving the protein MGKVIKLALMGTAVALFAWGCSKEKPETDPQPQTAPEAPADSTLNLDTLVTDTLSADSLARLEAERLEAERARLEELINRIMLEDVYFDYDRSELTENAKRLLAQVAEILVNENRFIVTVEGHTDARGTEDYNISLGARRSTVVREFLIAYGVDANRLVSVSYGKERPKVQGTDETAYSKNRRAHFRVSIDQ; this is encoded by the coding sequence ATGGGTAAGGTAATTAAACTCGCTTTGATGGGTACGGCTGTTGCACTCTTTGCTTGGGGTTGCAGCAAGGAAAAGCCTGAAACGGATCCGCAACCGCAGACGGCGCCGGAAGCTCCTGCGGATTCTACATTGAACCTCGATACGCTTGTGACGGATACGTTGAGCGCGGATTCTTTGGCACGCTTGGAAGCGGAACGCCTTGAAGCAGAACGTGCACGCTTGGAAGAATTGATCAACCGCATCATGCTCGAAGATGTTTACTTTGACTATGACCGCTCCGAATTGACCGAAAATGCAAAGCGCTTGCTTGCGCAAGTGGCTGAAATTCTGGTCAATGAAAATCGCTTTATCGTGACGGTCGAAGGTCATACGGATGCTCGCGGTACTGAAGACTACAACATTTCTCTGGGCGCTCGCCGCTCGACGGTGGTGCGTGAGTTCTTGATTGCGTACGGCGTGGATGCCAACAGGCTTGTTTCGGTAAGCTATGGCAAGGAACGTCCGAAGGTGCAGGGAACTGACGAAACGGCGTATTCCAAGAATCGCAGAGCTCATTTCCGCGTGTCCATTGATCAATAG
- a CDS encoding GntR family transcriptional regulator — protein MLIEDVKKSIADAGFHDGEKMPSVRKMAERLGLSVNTVHRAYKILAQEKLVQLVHGKGCFWGTAPSFEVKAEESVYSVVERQFQNDLDSGYLNAFDELPSCKELSNRYNVSLYIVKKFLMQKCAQGILRHVGHRFFFSEERPVEKSNYILFVHRSDEFGRLKIESERESDVFRTFAQIAAEQKIAVKFIGYHESSNQFYLSSGETFVVKNDTHCLGVFLSTWLVDDAAKLFAHFASFKNPISVWWEYAPDVIPVIARNKKKWAFYNVAFGKEAGVIVGRYLKSKDMGPVHYLSPYHASFWSKARLQGLLDAGTDVIPLVDERYASPFDLADAAAHEGVERQVLLDNILESLLKNAILDKFVCSNDWVAASLIDYFKAKKLPSPYVVGFDDTIESYRYVFDSFAFNVGTMVKEAIYHIVAPTIYAEQRRQMQTPLGRVVEKH, from the coding sequence TTGCTTATTGAAGATGTAAAAAAATCGATTGCGGATGCCGGTTTTCACGATGGCGAAAAGATGCCTTCTGTGCGTAAGATGGCAGAACGTCTTGGTCTTTCTGTCAATACGGTTCATCGCGCTTACAAGATTTTAGCTCAAGAAAAACTCGTGCAGCTCGTTCATGGTAAGGGCTGTTTTTGGGGCACGGCTCCGTCGTTCGAGGTGAAGGCAGAAGAGAGTGTTTATTCGGTAGTCGAACGTCAGTTCCAGAACGATTTGGATAGTGGGTATCTGAATGCATTTGATGAGCTCCCTTCGTGCAAGGAGCTTTCGAACCGTTACAATGTTTCGCTTTACATTGTCAAAAAGTTTTTGATGCAAAAGTGTGCGCAAGGGATTTTGCGCCATGTGGGGCACCGCTTTTTCTTTAGCGAAGAGCGCCCTGTCGAAAAGTCTAATTACATTTTGTTTGTGCATCGTTCGGATGAATTCGGGCGTTTGAAGATTGAGTCCGAACGCGAATCCGATGTGTTCCGCACGTTTGCGCAGATTGCCGCAGAACAGAAAATTGCGGTGAAGTTTATCGGGTATCACGAATCTTCGAACCAGTTCTATTTGTCGTCGGGCGAAACGTTTGTTGTAAAGAACGATACCCACTGCTTGGGTGTGTTCCTCTCGACGTGGCTGGTGGATGATGCGGCGAAGTTGTTTGCGCATTTTGCATCGTTCAAGAATCCGATTTCGGTCTGGTGGGAATACGCGCCGGATGTGATTCCGGTGATTGCGCGCAATAAAAAGAAGTGGGCTTTCTACAACGTGGCTTTTGGAAAGGAAGCGGGCGTGATTGTTGGGCGCTACCTCAAGAGCAAGGATATGGGGCCTGTTCATTACCTCTCGCCGTACCACGCTAGTTTTTGGTCGAAGGCTCGTTTGCAGGGCTTGCTGGATGCGGGTACGGATGTAATCCCGCTTGTCGATGAACGCTATGCATCTCCGTTTGATTTGGCGGATGCGGCTGCGCACGAGGGCGTTGAACGCCAGGTTCTTTTGGACAACATTTTGGAATCGCTTTTGAAGAACGCGATTTTGGATAAATTTGTGTGTTCAAATGATTGGGTGGCAGCTTCGTTGATTGATTACTTCAAGGCGAAAAAGTTGCCATCGCCGTACGTGGTGGGCTTTGACGATACGATTGAAAGTTACCGCTACGTGTTTGATTCGTTTGCCTTCAATGTCGGGACGATGGTGAAAGAGGCAATTTACCACATTGTTGCGCCGACCATATATGCAGAACAGCGGCGCCAAATGCAGACACCGCTAGGAAGAGTTGTCGAGAAACACTAA
- the rpsD gene encoding 30S ribosomal protein S4, whose protein sequence is MSSFRGPKGKVARSLGVAVSQKTQKALDRRNFAPGQHGQTRKKSASVYKQQLVEKQRLRFTYNISEAQLAKAYKEANRREGSAGDNLMILLETRLDAVVYRMGFARTIFAARQYVAHGHFTVNGVRSFSPSRLIKAGDVIAVREQSKEHVQIKEAIASAAAAPEYLSVDLGKMQGTLVKLPLRDQIPVKLEEQLVVEYYSR, encoded by the coding sequence ATGTCCTCCTTCCGCGGACCTAAAGGTAAAGTAGCACGCTCTCTCGGCGTTGCCGTTTCTCAGAAGACTCAAAAGGCTCTCGACCGCCGCAACTTCGCACCTGGCCAGCATGGTCAGACCCGCAAGAAGTCTGCTTCCGTTTACAAGCAGCAGTTGGTCGAAAAGCAGCGTCTTCGTTTCACCTACAACATTTCCGAAGCTCAGCTTGCCAAGGCATACAAGGAAGCTAACCGTCGTGAAGGTTCTGCAGGTGATAACCTGATGATCTTGCTCGAAACTCGTCTTGACGCAGTCGTCTACCGCATGGGTTTTGCCCGTACGATCTTCGCTGCTCGTCAGTACGTTGCACACGGTCACTTCACAGTGAACGGTGTTCGTAGCTTCTCTCCGAGCCGCCTCATCAAGGCTGGCGATGTGATCGCTGTTCGTGAGCAGTCCAAGGAACACGTGCAGATCAAGGAAGCAATCGCTTCTGCAGCTGCCGCTCCGGAATACTTGTCTGTCGATCTCGGCAAGATGCAGGGTACTCTCGTGAAGCTCCCGCTCCGCGACCAGATCCCGGTCAAGCTCGAAGAACAGCTCGTCGTGGAATACTACTCCAGGTAG
- a CDS encoding PD40 domain-containing protein — protein MNKIKLLFVFVAMALAVPAFAVIDTIAVDVGISVFQTMPIGVVPFEENGNIKWTNEAPHLILTRDANLTGRFEAVSSDKFDLVLFSKKRARQYVTGNATKLPNGKIKLDCYLYASETKDVLLGESYTVKPYDVRQAVHSFFDKVVYRLFGERGVASTKLAYVSKIDGVKQVVISDYDGFSRRQITRDSSINMMPVWQKGNKGLVYVNFRKQRPNLYAITFGGKETPLFTQFKQTFSPAVNPKTGELLFSVTEGAKTELYRGDMKTGSAQKFLHLKSNQVSPSWSPFASEVLFTSDRGGSPQVYAVGKDGTDVRRITYMGHYNERASWSPEGDRIVYTSMDDGKMNIYTCALDGTDIIQLTSNAGNNEHPTWSPDGKLIAFASDRGGNYQIYIMRKDGSGVTRITNGVENTAPTWSWFFDDKKFK, from the coding sequence ATGAATAAAATAAAATTGCTTTTTGTGTTTGTTGCGATGGCGCTTGCGGTGCCTGCGTTTGCGGTGATTGATACGATTGCTGTGGATGTGGGAATTTCGGTATTCCAGACGATGCCGATTGGCGTTGTGCCTTTTGAAGAAAATGGAAACATCAAGTGGACAAATGAAGCTCCGCATTTGATTTTGACGCGTGATGCAAACCTCACGGGGCGTTTTGAAGCTGTGAGTTCGGATAAGTTTGACTTGGTGCTTTTTAGCAAGAAACGCGCTCGCCAGTACGTGACCGGCAATGCGACCAAGCTCCCGAACGGAAAAATCAAGCTTGATTGCTATCTGTATGCTTCCGAGACGAAGGACGTATTGCTTGGCGAAAGCTATACCGTGAAGCCTTATGACGTGCGTCAGGCGGTGCATTCGTTCTTTGACAAGGTCGTTTATCGCTTGTTCGGGGAACGCGGTGTCGCTTCGACAAAGCTTGCTTATGTTTCGAAAATCGATGGCGTGAAACAGGTCGTGATTTCGGATTACGATGGTTTCTCCCGTCGTCAGATTACGCGTGATTCTTCAATCAATATGATGCCGGTTTGGCAGAAGGGCAACAAGGGCCTTGTGTATGTGAACTTCCGCAAGCAACGCCCGAACCTTTACGCCATCACGTTTGGCGGCAAGGAAACTCCGCTCTTTACGCAGTTCAAGCAGACGTTTAGCCCGGCTGTAAACCCGAAGACCGGTGAACTCCTTTTCTCGGTGACGGAAGGTGCAAAGACGGAACTTTATCGCGGCGACATGAAGACCGGTTCTGCGCAGAAGTTCTTGCACTTGAAATCGAATCAGGTGAGCCCTTCTTGGAGCCCGTTTGCAAGCGAAGTGCTCTTTACGAGTGACCGTGGTGGCTCTCCGCAAGTGTACGCGGTAGGGAAGGATGGCACGGACGTGCGACGCATTACGTACATGGGCCATTACAATGAACGTGCAAGCTGGTCCCCAGAAGGGGATCGGATTGTCTACACGTCGATGGACGATGGCAAGATGAACATTTATACTTGCGCTCTTGATGGTACGGATATTATCCAGCTGACATCGAACGCGGGGAATAACGAACACCCGACTTGGTCGCCCGATGGCAAGCTGATTGCATTTGCAAGCGACCGCGGTGGCAATTATCAAATTTATATTATGCGTAAAGATGGAAGTGGCGTCACTCGTATTACGAATGGTGTCGAAAATACCGCACCGACTTGGTCCTGGTTCTTTGACGATAAAAAATTTAAATAG
- a CDS encoding folylpolyglutamate synthase/dihydrofolate synthase family protein encodes MIQNGLEYLNSRLIFGMMPGLASTRKLCEALGNPQKKFKTIHVVGTNGKGSTSYYLSGVLQAHGLKTGLYTSPHLVSMRERIRENDLPIDDESLDRLIMQVKAAAEETQVEPTFFEVLTIVAFLYYAEQNIDVAVLEAGMGGRLDSTAVADGELIVLTSIGLEHTEVLGSTESAILKEKMGVAGSAQSILSNGHSKTFVLGGLNDALIAEAKIFAASHGCSCVVPEIRNDIELPNLGQHYIENASLSLKAAELFLKKFDDKLALKTLTTRSWAGRMQKLIDANGVTKFILDGAHNSHAVRRLVETLDKYYPNQKFHCVFGALRDKDVGEMLKLMAPHVSAWHITRTPYPRFRELIDLQGELEKLGLNVASSGEFSREYLNEVCASVTDGSPVLITGSLYMIGATVQALKDDFDGLAFFRGMEPTTNEHR; translated from the coding sequence ATGATTCAGAACGGATTGGAATATTTGAATTCCCGCCTCATATTCGGGATGATGCCGGGTCTTGCTTCTACCCGTAAACTTTGCGAAGCTCTCGGAAATCCTCAAAAAAAGTTTAAGACGATTCATGTTGTTGGCACGAACGGCAAGGGCTCGACGAGCTATTACTTGTCGGGTGTTTTGCAGGCGCACGGTCTCAAGACGGGACTTTATACGAGCCCGCACTTGGTGAGCATGCGCGAACGCATCCGCGAGAACGATTTGCCGATTGACGATGAATCGCTCGACCGCTTGATTATGCAGGTCAAGGCCGCTGCCGAAGAAACGCAAGTGGAACCGACGTTCTTTGAAGTTTTGACGATTGTTGCGTTCCTCTATTACGCAGAACAGAACATCGATGTTGCAGTCTTGGAAGCGGGCATGGGCGGTCGTTTGGACAGCACTGCCGTTGCTGATGGCGAACTGATTGTGCTCACGAGCATTGGGCTGGAGCACACTGAAGTTCTCGGTAGCACGGAATCTGCTATTCTCAAGGAAAAGATGGGGGTAGCGGGTTCTGCACAAAGTATTCTTTCCAATGGCCATAGCAAGACTTTTGTCTTGGGTGGCTTGAATGATGCTTTGATTGCTGAAGCCAAAATATTTGCGGCATCGCATGGATGCTCTTGTGTTGTTCCGGAAATCCGTAACGATATTGAACTTCCGAATTTAGGACAACATTATATCGAGAATGCGAGCCTTTCGCTTAAGGCTGCGGAACTTTTCTTGAAAAAGTTTGATGATAAACTTGCGCTCAAGACTCTTACGACGCGTTCTTGGGCGGGACGTATGCAAAAGCTTATCGATGCTAACGGCGTAACGAAGTTTATCCTAGATGGTGCGCATAATTCCCACGCGGTTCGCCGTCTGGTCGAGACGCTTGACAAGTATTACCCGAATCAAAAGTTCCATTGCGTTTTTGGAGCGCTTCGTGACAAGGATGTGGGCGAAATGCTCAAGCTCATGGCTCCGCATGTGAGCGCTTGGCATATCACGCGTACGCCGTATCCGCGTTTCCGCGAACTCATTGATTTGCAGGGCGAGCTTGAAAAGCTTGGTTTGAATGTCGCTAGTTCGGGGGAGTTTTCCCGCGAGTATCTCAATGAAGTTTGTGCGAGCGTTACGGATGGTTCGCCAGTGCTCATTACAGGTAGCCTTTACATGATTGGGGCGACTGTGCAGGCGCTCAAGGACGATTTTGACGGGCTCGCGTTTTTCCGTGGGATGGAGCCCACGACGAACGAACACCGTTAA
- a CDS encoding energy transducer TonB, protein MKRNRDHIQYFETENDGSLFKIIVCAVVFHLAVVGTLMALHNIDLSKPAEEIPVFEMVQVDEPVKQPVAHAPKPEPEPQQAPKVEPPPPKQPEPVPETTPEPEPAPEPTPVKTLEPEAPQVPEEPAPEVKPDTPEPVPVPEPKSEEKKPEEKVEKPKPVEKPVEKPVEKVAKKTVEKKKVEKKPAKKPKDDDDFDIDDLNLQKSFELPSLKAVNPIDMDPLMQVFLERAKAKIMSNFNPPNGLTINRDAKTTVQFTVERSGTITSVFLKRSSSNSAWDHLSMRAVKISKLPELPPTYKGSSLVLQFNFTPN, encoded by the coding sequence ATGAAAAGAAATAGGGACCATATCCAATATTTCGAGACGGAAAACGATGGATCTTTATTCAAGATCATCGTGTGTGCTGTCGTGTTTCATTTGGCGGTTGTCGGGACTTTGATGGCTTTGCACAATATTGATTTGAGCAAGCCTGCCGAAGAAATTCCCGTGTTCGAAATGGTTCAAGTCGATGAACCGGTAAAGCAGCCGGTGGCTCATGCCCCGAAGCCGGAACCTGAACCGCAGCAAGCGCCGAAGGTGGAACCGCCTCCTCCGAAACAGCCCGAGCCGGTGCCGGAAACGACTCCTGAACCTGAACCCGCTCCAGAGCCGACTCCTGTGAAAACGCTAGAGCCGGAAGCTCCGCAAGTTCCTGAAGAACCTGCTCCCGAAGTGAAGCCGGATACGCCGGAACCTGTGCCTGTGCCGGAACCCAAGTCCGAAGAAAAGAAGCCGGAAGAAAAGGTCGAAAAGCCAAAGCCGGTTGAGAAGCCTGTTGAAAAGCCGGTGGAAAAGGTCGCGAAGAAAACGGTTGAAAAGAAGAAGGTCGAAAAGAAACCTGCGAAAAAGCCGAAGGATGACGACGACTTTGATATCGACGATTTGAATTTGCAGAAGTCGTTTGAATTGCCGAGCCTCAAGGCGGTAAATCCGATTGATATGGACCCGCTGATGCAGGTGTTCCTGGAACGCGCGAAGGCAAAAATCATGAGCAATTTCAATCCGCCAAATGGACTGACGATTAATCGTGATGCAAAAACGACGGTACAGTTTACAGTTGAACGTTCTGGTACGATTACTAGTGTGTTCCTCAAGCGTTCTTCGTCGAATAGCGCATGGGACCACTTGTCGATGCGTGCGGTGAAGATTTCGAAGTTGCCGGAACTCCCGCCGACGTACAAGGGTTCAAGTCTTGTGTTGCAATTTAACTTTACGCCGAACTAG
- a CDS encoding endonuclease yields MKVSASAVALILCVFATFSFAKVDPEAAPRHYNYRDAGKQMRRIYYGELQETIYCGCRYLDKKHVDFSTCNYKPRENPNRKSLERTKRIEWEHIVTAHNMGQHLPCWRDGGRKNCSANDSTFKIMEGDLHNLYPAIGEVNGDRSNFMFSQWTNNPVPMYGECETIVDFKEKKVQPRKEVRGLIARVHFYMEKTYNINISKQDRKLFEAWDKMYPVTERECERDRRIFKVQGDHNPFVFEKCRDSVDK; encoded by the coding sequence ATGAAAGTTTCAGCAAGCGCTGTCGCTTTGATTCTTTGCGTTTTCGCAACTTTTTCGTTTGCGAAAGTCGATCCCGAGGCAGCACCTCGTCATTACAACTACCGCGATGCAGGCAAGCAGATGAGGCGCATCTACTACGGCGAACTCCAGGAGACAATCTACTGCGGTTGCCGCTACCTCGACAAAAAACATGTGGACTTTAGCACCTGCAACTACAAGCCGCGCGAAAACCCAAACCGCAAAAGCCTTGAACGCACCAAGCGCATCGAGTGGGAACACATCGTGACCGCCCACAACATGGGGCAACACCTCCCCTGCTGGCGTGACGGCGGCCGCAAGAACTGCAGCGCCAATGACTCCACGTTCAAAATCATGGAAGGCGACCTCCACAACCTCTACCCCGCCATCGGCGAAGTGAACGGAGACCGCAGCAACTTCATGTTCAGCCAGTGGACGAACAACCCGGTCCCCATGTACGGCGAGTGCGAAACCATCGTCGATTTCAAGGAAAAGAAGGTCCAACCCCGCAAAGAAGTCCGAGGCTTAATCGCCCGCGTGCATTTCTACATGGAAAAGACCTACAACATCAACATTTCCAAGCAAGACCGCAAGCTTTTCGAAGCCTGGGACAAAATGTACCCCGTCACCGAACGCGAATGCGAGCGCGACCGCCGCATTTTCAAGGTTCAAGGCGACCACAACCCCTTCGTCTTCGAGAAATGCCGAGATTCTGTTGACAAGTAG
- a CDS encoding glycosyl hydrolase family 8 encodes MRNIFEEIGKTPAEIEAKLNKAFTQLFEGNRENERICFDKGNDMAYIVDIGHNDIRSEGMSYGMTVAALLGKQDLFDKLWKFAKTHMKNTEGDLAGYYSWQVSTADFTMMDPGAAPDGEEYFAAALLFAAKVFKNEQYKHDAVELINDMAHKPQAGDVYTMMDVNAGLVRFSPMKGNDYTDPSYNTVAFYRMYGEASSDEIWNKIADNSVAYLKKACHPVTGLAADYSEFDGTPKKTPWHPESDCFCGDAWRVVWNIGLDAAKLQDKGERTDVSEWEVSAVRKILGYLHGRRPYLADMRVDGSAFPREARPATGGLIAMNAASTVALPAGDPLIKPFAEDLWNMEIPTGLWRYYDGLLYMLGLLACSGKFNV; translated from the coding sequence ATGAGAAACATTTTTGAAGAAATTGGTAAGACTCCCGCCGAAATCGAGGCAAAACTCAACAAGGCTTTCACACAACTATTCGAAGGCAACCGCGAAAATGAACGCATTTGCTTTGACAAAGGCAATGACATGGCGTACATCGTGGATATCGGCCACAACGACATCCGCTCCGAAGGCATGAGCTACGGCATGACGGTTGCCGCACTCCTCGGCAAGCAGGACCTTTTCGACAAGCTCTGGAAATTCGCCAAGACGCACATGAAAAACACCGAAGGCGACCTCGCCGGTTATTACTCCTGGCAAGTCTCGACCGCCGATTTCACGATGATGGATCCGGGTGCCGCCCCGGATGGCGAAGAATACTTTGCCGCAGCGCTCCTATTCGCCGCCAAGGTTTTCAAAAACGAACAATACAAGCACGACGCCGTCGAGCTCATCAACGACATGGCTCACAAGCCGCAAGCTGGCGATGTGTACACGATGATGGACGTGAATGCAGGACTTGTGCGATTCTCGCCCATGAAGGGGAACGATTACACCGACCCGAGCTACAACACGGTTGCCTTCTACAGAATGTACGGTGAAGCCAGCAGCGATGAAATCTGGAACAAGATTGCAGACAACAGCGTTGCCTACTTGAAAAAGGCTTGCCACCCGGTCACGGGACTTGCCGCCGACTACAGTGAATTTGACGGAACTCCAAAGAAAACGCCGTGGCACCCGGAAAGCGATTGCTTCTGCGGGGACGCTTGGCGCGTCGTGTGGAACATCGGTCTTGACGCTGCGAAATTGCAAGACAAGGGCGAACGTACCGACGTGAGCGAATGGGAAGTTTCCGCAGTCCGAAAGATTCTCGGTTACCTCCACGGGCGTCGCCCGTATCTCGCCGACATGCGTGTCGACGGGAGCGCGTTCCCGCGCGAGGCAAGGCCTGCTACGGGCGGCCTGATTGCCATGAACGCCGCATCGACTGTCGCACTCCCCGCAGGCGATCCGCTCATCAAGCCGTTCGCCGAAGACCTCTGGAATATGGAAATCCCGACCGGACTCTGGCGCTACTACGACGGACTCCTGTATATGCTCGGGCTCCTCGCCTGCTCCGGGAAATTCAATGTTTGA
- a CDS encoding biopolymer transporter ExbD: MKRSRRKDLKQELNLTNMIDIVFAILIVFILCAPLMSQGVKVNLPQVKAPTMEQQKLLKVSITKNLEIFIADMQVDMESFESIFKSLWNGEMAVVINSDEAVSYGFVMKVVTLVQKLGVTKLGFLTMTPKDELVNEKK; this comes from the coding sequence GTGAAACGCAGCCGCCGTAAGGACTTAAAGCAGGAACTCAACCTCACGAACATGATTGACATCGTGTTCGCCATCTTGATTGTGTTTATTTTGTGTGCACCGTTGATGAGCCAGGGCGTGAAGGTCAATCTCCCGCAGGTCAAGGCTCCGACGATGGAACAGCAGAAACTTTTGAAAGTTTCCATCACCAAGAATCTCGAAATTTTCATCGCCGATATGCAGGTGGACATGGAAAGCTTCGAGAGCATTTTCAAGTCGCTGTGGAACGGCGAAATGGCTGTGGTCATCAATTCGGACGAAGCAGTAAGTTACGGCTTTGTGATGAAGGTTGTGACGCTGGTACAAAAGCTCGGTGTAACGAAGCTCGGTTTCTTGACAATGACCCCAAAAGACGAACTGGTAAATGAAAAGAAATAG
- a CDS encoding tol-pal system YbgF family protein — MNLKSLSLGVVLASFVLSGCSSITMLRTKEMRAVGDDVIAKNDSAYKALSAENASLRAELDSVKAQLDASAVAQKRLQAEVTVLSNRMSEETVRRDTRQEEIIYRLDLLLGKSDKILAKKVVVNNGVASAVMEPDANAEKMIEAETMFNAAHSDYHRGEYKLAYNGFKQVYELVKKGEMAEGALYWMSLCLIEANQAAKAKTLLTNLVDSNPNGMKACAGMYKLASIYGNECNLDRKKQYLQMILSNNTCASTPELEQAAISLQEMLDFKSPDGRSATEICREQMR, encoded by the coding sequence GTGAATTTGAAGTCTTTATCTCTTGGCGTTGTTTTGGCTTCGTTTGTGCTTTCGGGGTGCAGTAGCATTACGATGTTGCGCACAAAAGAAATGCGTGCAGTCGGAGACGATGTCATTGCCAAAAATGACTCGGCGTACAAGGCTCTTTCTGCTGAAAATGCATCGCTCCGTGCAGAACTCGATAGCGTGAAGGCGCAGCTTGATGCTTCTGCAGTGGCGCAAAAGCGCTTGCAGGCCGAAGTGACGGTGCTTTCGAATCGCATGAGTGAAGAAACGGTCCGTCGCGATACGCGTCAGGAAGAAATCATCTACCGCTTGGATTTGCTACTTGGCAAGTCTGACAAGATTTTGGCAAAGAAGGTGGTGGTGAACAACGGCGTGGCTAGCGCTGTGATGGAACCGGACGCCAATGCAGAAAAGATGATTGAAGCGGAAACGATGTTCAATGCCGCTCATTCGGATTATCACCGAGGTGAATACAAGCTTGCGTACAATGGCTTTAAGCAGGTTTATGAGCTTGTGAAAAAGGGCGAAATGGCGGAAGGCGCTCTCTACTGGATGTCGCTTTGTTTGATTGAAGCGAATCAGGCGGCAAAGGCAAAGACGCTCCTCACGAATCTCGTGGATTCTAATCCGAATGGGATGAAGGCTTGCGCGGGCATGTATAAGCTTGCTTCGATTTACGGCAATGAATGCAATCTGGACCGTAAAAAGCAGTATTTGCAGATGATCCTTTCGAACAATACGTGTGCTTCGACTCCAGAACTGGAGCAGGCCGCGATTTCGTTGCAGGAAATGCTTGACTTTAAGTCTCCGGATGGGCGCTCGGCAACGGAAATTTGCAGAGAGCAGATGCGATAA
- a CDS encoding LPP20 family lipoprotein: MKKLIACFALAALFAGCSSNPPQTPQEKSASILVEMQMQKKNYIKQHIPAGIGIGESADEQIALEKADQNARVDLAKSIDAQTKALIKNFKEDVSDEIAEHFQSTSMTSVNQRLNGATLNDVKVETTADGKFKVYGVMTLDSDLVSEYVKMLEEQERKDEAEKVRAAAEKAYAELDEME; this comes from the coding sequence ATGAAAAAACTCATCGCATGTTTCGCTCTTGCAGCGCTCTTCGCAGGTTGCTCTAGCAATCCTCCGCAGACCCCGCAAGAAAAGTCTGCAAGCATCCTCGTCGAAATGCAGATGCAGAAAAAGAACTACATCAAGCAGCACATTCCGGCAGGCATCGGTATTGGCGAATCTGCTGATGAACAGATTGCTCTTGAAAAGGCAGACCAGAACGCTCGTGTAGACCTCGCCAAGTCTATCGATGCACAGACCAAGGCTCTCATCAAGAACTTCAAGGAAGACGTGAGCGACGAAATTGCAGAACACTTCCAGAGCACTTCCATGACTTCCGTGAACCAGCGCCTCAACGGTGCTACGCTCAACGACGTCAAGGTTGAAACCACTGCCGACGGCAAGTTCAAGGTCTACGGCGTGATGACGCTCGATTCTGACCTCGTCTCCGAATACGTCAAGATGCTCGAAGAACAGGAAAGAAAGGACGAAGCCGAAAAGGTTCGCGCCGCTGCAGAAAAGGCATACGCCGAACTTGATGAAATGGAATAA